The DNA sequence GTAATCTCCGCGGCCGACCTCGGTCGTCTGACCGTGAGGCCGACCCCTGTGATAGAGTCGTTTCAGTGTCCCGAAGACCTTACAGTAGCCATGGACGCTGCTCTGGGAGGCCGTCAGTTCTGGTTGTTGGTCGAATCCATGGAGGATGCCAAAGAGGGTATAGAGGAACTCAAAAGGAGCAAGGCTGGAAGAGCCACCTATCTTCCTCTGGACAGGGCGAGGCCGAGGACGGTCGGGAACGTCCATCTTCCCGAAAAAGGCATCGTAGGTTGGGCTATCGACCTCATGTCCGTCATGGAGGTCTGGAGGCCCGCTCTGGAGCATATATTCGGAGATCTTCTGATCGTGGAGGGCTATGAAGTCGGGGCGTCTCTCGTCTCCGGAGGATACCGTTTCCCGATCGTAACGGTCGCCGGAGAGGTGTTCTCTCCGGGAGGAACGATAAGCGGAGGTCAAAAGCGCAATTCCGGAGGGGCCTTAAAGATAAGAGGACGGCTTCACTCGGTCGAAATAAGTCTTGACGAAAGCAGAAAAAAACTTAGATCTCTGGAGAGATCCCTGGAGATGGCGGAAGTAGAAGAAGCCAAGTGGGCAGAGGAGGAAAAGAAAGCCTCCGATCTCGTCTCAGAGGCGCAGACAGAGGTCCTCCGAGGCGAGAAGGTCCTGGCCGATCGAATCAGGGACAGGGATATGCTGGAGAGCGAGGCGGCCCAGACTGCCAATAGGCTGGAATCCCTCGATAAAGAGATCTCAGAGGCCGAATCGGAGTTGCTCTCCGTCTCGGAGGAGATCTCCGGTCTGACCGCCCCGGAGGACGAGACCGTAAGGGATCGACTGAACCAACTCCGTCCGGAACTGAAACTTTGGGAGGAACGTAAGACAGCTGCATCCTTACGGGTCGGAAAACTGAAGTCCGATCTGGATGAGATCAAAGCAACCCTCTCCAAAGCTCTGTCGGAATCCTTGACCCTCAAGGAGGAGATTGACAGAAAGGGCCGAAGGCTGTCTCAATTGACATCGATGGTGGATGCGAAAAAGAGAGAAAGAGCCGAGGAAAAAGCTGCTTTGGACGATACCGAATCCGGTGGAGGTCGTCTGGGTGAGGCTCTGGACCGTTGTTATCTGAGATATCAGCTCGCTTTGGAAAGGGCGGACGACGGGGAGAAAACCGTATCGTGGCTGGAGCAGAAAAAAGACAGGGTTGCCAGTCGTCTGGAAGACCTTGTGGAATCCTGGGAATCCCGATATCCCTATCTTCCCGAGGGGGATACGATCGAGGGAGATCTGGACGAGACGGAACGAAAGGTAAAGAGGCTGGAGAACGCTATGGCAGCTTTGGGGGACTTCGATAGAGGGGCTCTGTCGGAGGATCAATCCCTGGAAGACCGTATAGAATACTATCGCGAACAGACCGAGGACGTCTCCTCCGGCATATCGGAACTTCGCTCCCTCGTGGAGACAACTGACCTTCAGGCGGGAGAGCTGTTCGGAAACGCTCTGGAGAAAATAGACCTTCGATTCAACGGTCTTTTTCAGCGGCTGTTCGGCGGAGGCGAGGCCCATCTTAGGCTTCAGGAAGATGGAGGACTTTGGGACTCCGGAGTCGATATAGTGGCCCGTCCCCCTGGAAAGGGATCTGCTTATCTGGCTCAGCTCTCAGGAGGAGAGCAGACCCTCACGGCCCTCTCGCTCCTTTTCGCCTCTATGGAGGTAGCCCATGTGCCAATGGTAGTACTGGACGAGGTGGACGCCGCATTGGATGAGGTCAACCTGGGGAGATTTGCCGGTATAGTCTCGGACTATGCGGCCTCCCTTCAGATATTGGCGATGACCCATCGTCGTCAGACCATGGAGAGGGCCGACGTCATGTACGGTGTCACCATGTCCGAGCCCGGCCTATCCCAAATAGTAGGGGTCAGACTGGAGGACTGGCTATGATAGACCTTAAGTCCATAAGCGAAGATTCTATAAACGGCGTGGACATAAAATTGTTGCAACCTTTAAGGGGTCCGAGGGTGAACGTCGATACGGTC is a window from the Dethiosulfovibrio russensis genome containing:
- the smc gene encoding chromosome segregation protein SMC — translated: MYIARLQLKNFKSFGGSHDLPLSEGFTAIVGPNGSGKSNILDGLRWGLGDSNGGRLRITRQSDLLFQGTATRQPAKSTEIALELKDADVSTVIRRRFSDDSGAVTLVDGVKHRLQDLSEVKRRWRLDGDRFAFIGQGDVTDAITHRPMQRRNHLEELFGIDTYRKRRDDALNKILSAEDELGRLEALMAELESRRREIAPAVVKAKKARDIETALDESRADWYRLRRRDMESEIEDLSRKLVEERRRSEERLGWKLIWDTALNRLKEKSVQVERRRIESRQRLSNIDGVLETLGREVFELETALRVEEDRFSRLDISSSELREKEKKVSGELDSAKEDLLSVGNGFDDRRAELADLEARQEDILRKMEAHRSRREQLILRKEELRASIEAAKARSGALSGSDRERRTALKKLSCEIGELEKSIEKAKLIERDRRNDFKERSSSRLRANRKCSELGATIQPIRKEILRLEREQDSLSSAANDGLYPRPVNHVISAADLGRLTVRPTPVIESFQCPEDLTVAMDAALGGRQFWLLVESMEDAKEGIEELKRSKAGRATYLPLDRARPRTVGNVHLPEKGIVGWAIDLMSVMEVWRPALEHIFGDLLIVEGYEVGASLVSGGYRFPIVTVAGEVFSPGGTISGGQKRNSGGALKIRGRLHSVEISLDESRKKLRSLERSLEMAEVEEAKWAEEEKKASDLVSEAQTEVLRGEKVLADRIRDRDMLESEAAQTANRLESLDKEISEAESELLSVSEEISGLTAPEDETVRDRLNQLRPELKLWEERKTAASLRVGKLKSDLDEIKATLSKALSESLTLKEEIDRKGRRLSQLTSMVDAKKRERAEEKAALDDTESGGGRLGEALDRCYLRYQLALERADDGEKTVSWLEQKKDRVASRLEDLVESWESRYPYLPEGDTIEGDLDETERKVKRLENAMAALGDFDRGALSEDQSLEDRIEYYREQTEDVSSGISELRSLVETTDLQAGELFGNALEKIDLRFNGLFQRLFGGGEAHLRLQEDGGLWDSGVDIVARPPGKGSAYLAQLSGGEQTLTALSLLFASMEVAHVPMVVLDEVDAALDEVNLGRFAGIVSDYAASLQILAMTHRRQTMERADVMYGVTMSEPGLSQIVGVRLEDWL